The DNA window CTCTGTTGCATCCATTTCTGGAGCCATAAGCGCTTTGTTGTCATCAATACTTGGGTAAGCGCTTAGATCACGACCTGCTTCTTGCCACTCTTGGTATACTTGCTCACGGAACTTAAGCGTCCAGTTGAACGACGGTGAGTTGTTGTATACTAATTTAGCATCTGGAACTTGTTCTTTAACGCGATTTACCAGCTCTGCAATTTGTTTTACGTGTGGTTTTTCTGTTTCAATCCACAGTAAATCAGCGCCTGACTGTAAGCTAGTTACACAATCTAGTACTACGCGGTCTTTCTCTGTGCCTTCGCGGAACTGGTATAAACCGTTATCTAGGCGTGTAGGCTTACAAAGTTGGCCATTAAGCTTCATTGCCGTTTCGCCTTCATTTAAATCTTCAACGCTGTTTACCGGTGTTGTTTCTAAAAATGCATTGTATTGGCTTGCTAAGTCACCTGGTTTTTGTGAAACCGGTACTTTTTGCGTTAGGCTTGCACCTAGTGAATCGGTACGTGCAACGATAATGCCGTTATCAATACCTAGCTCTAGGAACGCGTAACGTACTGCGTTAATTTTAGCTAAAAAGTCTTCATGAGGAACGGTAACTTTACCTGCTTGGTGACCACATTGCTTAGCATCTGATACTTGGTTTTCGATTTGGATAGCACAAGCACCCGCTTCAATCATCTTTTTAGCAAGTAGGTAAGTCGCTTCTTCGTTACCAAAACCTGCATCAATATCAGCAATGATTGGCACAACGTGCGTTTCAAAGTTATCAATTTTATTAAGCACGGCTTGAACGTCGCCGCCGTTTGCTTTTGCATCGTCTAGCTCATTGAATAAATGGTCAAGTTCACGTGCATCAGCTTGCTTTAGGAAGGTGTAGATTTCTTCGATAAGTGCTGGTACTGATGTTTTTTCGTGCATACTTTGATCTGGAAGTGGGCCAAACTCAGAGCGAAGCGCTGCCACCATCCAACCACTTAGGTATACGTAACTGCGTTTAGTTGTTTTTTGGTGGCGCTTAATAGCCATCATCATTTGTTGCGCAGTAAAACCATGCCAACAACCTAAAGACTGCGTGTACTGGCTTGTGTCTTTGTCGTATGCCGCCATGTCTTCACGCATAATGTCAGCAGTAAATTGTGCAATATCAACACCAGAGCGAAAACGGTTTTGTAAACGCATGCGAGTTGCGTATTCAGGATTAATAGTTTTCCATGCACTGCCTTGTGATTGGCATAGTGTTGCTAGTGTATCTGTTTCGCCTTGATATGTTGTCATAATAAAGTCCTTCGAACGGGTATTAATATTTATTGTTGAGAGAGTGACTACATCGCGTTAGCTCTGTAGCGCTTAATTAAACATTAGGCTTATTTTTTAGATTTAGTAAATTTATAGTTGTTATTGCGGCTATACATATAGTGAATGGTTAAAAAGCACTCAAAGCGACTTTTTTGCGATATGGTAAGTGTACGCATATAAAAAATGCACTCTGTCGGACCGTTTAAGGATTTTAATTATGAGCCACACTCTCACCCACTCTGGACTCAGCGTTGATAAGCAACTAGCTGAATTTGTTAAAAAACAACTATTACCTGGTACCCATCTAGACGAACACCAGTTTTGGAAAAGCTTTGCTCATATAGTGCAAACACTTACTCCGCTGAACAAGTCGCTACTCGCTAAACGTGAACAATTACAAAAGCAGATTGATGACTACCATGTTGCTAATAAAAACGGTGATCAAGCCCAGTACCAAGCGTTTTTAAAAGACATTGGCTATTTAGTTGATGAACCTGAAGACTTTAATATTGAAACCCAGAATGTAGAGCCAGAAATAGCATTGACTGCAGGGCCACAGTTAGTGGTACCGGTTAGTAATGCCCGTTTTGCTTTAAATGCTGCTAATGCACGTTGGGGTTCACTTTACGATGCACTATACGGCACAGACGTACTCAGTGAAGACGATGGTGCAGAGAAAGGGACTCAATACAACCCAGTGCGCGGCTTTAAAGTAATGGCTTACGCCAGACAGTTTTTAGATAAAGCGCTACCGCTTGAAAATGGCTCGCACATCGAAAGCACTAATTATTCAATTGTGGATGGCGCACTTGCTATTACATTACGCGACAGCTCGCACACTACGCTTAAAAACCCTGAACAACTCGTTGGCTATCAAGGTGAGGCACAAAACCCAAGTGTTATTTTACTTAAAAACAATGGATTACATGTTGAGCTGCAAATAGATCATCACCACCCTATTGGCCAAGCTGATAAAGCAGGGCTAAAAGATGTGGTACTTGAAGCGGCGCTGACCACTATTATGGACTGTGAAGACTCCGTTGCTGCAGTGGATGCCGAAGATAAAGTGCAAGTGTACAAAAACTGGTTAGGCTTAATGCAAGGTAACTTAGTTGAAACGTTTAGAAAAGGCGACAAAATGGTCGACCGTACGTTACAAGCCGATCGCCAATACACAGGTCTTGATGGCCAAAAACTGACCCTAAAAGGGCGCAGTATGATGTTTGTGCGTAACGTTGGGCATTTAATGACAAACCCTGCCATTACCGATGTAAGTGGTAATGATGTGTTTGAAGGCATCATGGATGCCATGTTCACCGCAACAGCCGCACTGCACGATTTAAACACTAAAAATGCCATTCAAAACTCAACTGCACAAAGTATTAATATTGTAAAACCAAAAATGCATGGCCCTGATGAAGTGGCATTTGCTAACACTTTATTTGGTATGGTTGAAGAGGCACTAAGCTTGCCGAAAAACACCCTTAAAATGGGCATTATGGACGAGGAGCGTCGTACTTCTGCTAACCTAAAAGCCTGTATTCATGCAGCTAAAGAGCGCGTTGTATTTATTAACACCGGCTTTTTAGACCGCACCGGTGATGAAATACACACCTCTATGCAAGCGGGTGTGGTACTGCCTAAAGCCGCTATTAAATCACAGCCTTGGATCAGCGCTTATGAAGATCGTAACGTCGATATTGGCCTAGCCTGTGGCTTAAGCCACAAAGCACAAATTGGTAAAGGTATGTGGGCAATGCCCGATAAAATGGCGATGATGATGGAGCAAAAAGTTGCACATCCTCAATCAGGTGCAAATACGGCTTGGGTGCCCTCTCCTACTGCCGCTACATTACACGCAATGCACTATCATGATGTTGATGTATTTAGCCTGCAGCAAAGCATTGCCACGCGCCAAATAGCAAGCCTAGAAAGCTTGCTAACACCACCGCTAATGACAACCCCAGAAACACTATCAAAAGAAGATATTCAAAGTGAGCTTGAGAACAACGCGCAAGGCATTTTAGGTTACGTAGTACGCTGGATTGACCAAGGTATAGGCTGTTCTAAAGTGCCTGACATTAACCATATTGGCTTAATGGAAGATAGAGCGACCTTACGTATTTCAAGTCAGCATATCGCCAACTGGCTGCATCACGGCGTGTGCAGTAATGAGCAAGTACAAAAAGTGATGGCAAAAATGGCTAAGGTTGTTGATGGCCAAAATGAGCATGATAGCCTTTACAGCCCTATGGCTACTAATGAGCAAACACTGGCTAAAAGTGTTGCTTATCAAGCCGCTATGGCACTAGTATTTGAAGGCGTTAGCCAACCTAGCGGTTATACTGAGCCGCTACTGCACAGCTACCGCTTAAAATATAAAGCACAGCACCATAACCTAGCTGAATAGCTGAATAGCTGAATAGCTGAATAGCTGAATAGCTGACATTTATTTAACACTAAAAAAGCGCGTTTTGCCTACACAAAACGCGCTTTTTGTTTTATTAAGCGGCAAAATAGCTAAAATTCGCCTAGTTAAAACTACGAATTAATTTTTAATGGTCGCGTTGTGATAAACATTTTGTACGTCATCGCAATCTTCAAGCATATTGATAAATTTCTCAAAGTTGGCAATCACTTCTTCATCAGTAATTTCAACATGCACTTGTGGTACAAAGGTAATCTCATCAATTTCAAAGTTAATGCCTTCAAATGCTTCTTCTAATGCCGTTTTAGCTTTAAAGTACTCAGTATGCGGTGCAAACACCGACACCTTGCCATCTTCGGCTTCTACATCAGTCACATCAACATCAGCCATCATCAGGGCTTCTAACACCACTTCATCGTCGTCGCCTGCAAACCCTAAAACAGCAAGGTGATCAAACATATGAGCAACACAACCAGGTGTGCCTATTTTTGAATCTGTTTTAGTAAACGGTAAGCGCACATCTTTAATCGTACGATTAGGGTTGTCGGTTAAACAGTCAACAATCACCATACAATTACCCGGGCCGTAACCTTCGTAACGAGCGGTTGAGTAATCTTCCCCTGCCCCACCGGCTGCTTTTTCAATTGCTTTTTCGATTACGTGCGCGGGAACTTGGTCTTTTTTGGCTTTTTCAATTAAGCGGCGCAATGTTTGATTTACATCGGGGTCGGGTTCACCACTTTTGGCTGCAACGTAAATTTCTTTACCATACTTCGAATTTACTTTAGTTTTTGCGTTGGCTGTTTTAGCCATCGAACTTTTGCGGACTTCAAATGCTCTGCCCATCTTGTGCCTCTATTGAATACGTTCTGTTTTCGATATTTTACCAATTCAAAGCGTATTGGGCTAGTGGTTCAACATGCTATGCTAAGTAAAAGCAGCTGGGTATTAATTTAAATAATACCCGTTATGCTATTAAATAAATACAACAAAGCTCAATTTAACATAATCAGGGTCTGTTAATCTTTGCGGATTGCTATTTGTTCAAACTAGGGGCAATTTAATCGCGGCGCGAAGTTTGTAACCTAGTGGGCTAAGTCAAAACCGAGCAAAGCTTCCGCGTCCTGCTCACGCCCCTTACCTACATCCATGTAGGCAACAAAGAGTTAATTGCCCCTAGGCAGAACCCTCCGGGCAACGCCTGTTTGGCATTGATGCTGCATTATCGCCTATTTATGGGGAATACCACACCACATAGGCTCTGCCTTGCCTAAATACCAAACAGACTGCTGCAAATTCAACCTTGAAAGGTCAACAGACCCTCACTTTTTCAGCGTGATTGTCAATTAATGTTACCAATTCATCAAACGCATGAATAACAAAATCGGCTTGTTCGGCATACGCGGGGGTCACATCAGGTGCATACAAACAGGCTCGCATTTTTGCATTATGGGCCGCTTGTATATCATATAAATAATCACCAACGTAAATAACATTATCAACTGGCATTGACCACTGCCTTGCAATCATTAATAAAGCACTCGGATCGGGTTTGGCTGGAGCTTCAGTTCGAGTGAGTACCGTTTCGATTGGCAATGGGTTGTGTTGTAGCTTTAGTGTGGCCGCTTTATCAAAATTACGGGTCACAATAGCCATGGGGATATTTTTAGCTTGCAGAGCGTTAACAGCTTTAACAACGCCGGGTAAAAACGTCGCCGTTTGCGCATCAAGTAGCTCATGCTGATGCACTATATTCATTGCTTCTTCACGCATGTAGGGCGAGGGCAATTGCTCTATATATTCAAGTAGGTCTAGCTCTGCAGGACAACCTACTTGGGCTTTTATTAATGAAAAGTTTAATTCTGATGATACTAAGGTTCCGTCTAAATCAAAAATAACACCTTTGATTGCCTCAATTTGCGTTTTCATTTCATTCCTTGCGCTAAATAATTAGCTCATTTTGCTGAGTTTGCTTTACATAAAAGAGTATATCAATAAACGTATTGGAAAGAGCTCAGTCCATTGCACTCCCAGTATAGCTCATTTGATAACACAATAGCTTGGGTTTGAATAATATCTGTTGTAATGGTTCTACGATGAAGTAAATTAACGCGATCAGCTAATCTTTGGTAAAAAAGTGCGCACCTTATAAAAGATGCGCGGTGGGTTAGTTAGTTTCAAATCGCGCTTCAAGCCATGTATCGTCTTGGCTAAAGTTTAACGTTTTAACTTGTCCTCGCCCTTCAACATTTACCATATTGACTTGTGCAGGCCACAAATCACGCAGTGCACCATGACTCATTCTAATGCCCTCAATCTCATCGGGGATCGTTGCTTCTTGGTATACCCAAAAGAACTTACCATCCACTTGTGCACCCACATAATTAAGCGTAAGTGGCTCACCTACTAAGGTTTGCAAAGCAACATGAGACTCAACATATTTAGCAAAGCGTTTTTGGTCACGCTTGTTATTTATAATATCCACTTTGCCTTTAAATAAGTTGCCAACAGCATGCTCTGTGTCATGTAAGTAAAAACGATGCATCAATTCAATATTGTGCGTGCGCTGATTAAATAACACCGTGGTAACGGATGATTTTAATTGATGCGCCATACTCGGCGCAGCAATTAAAAAACAAGCAATAATAAGCAAAAAGCGCATTATTATTGGTCCTCGCCGTTATTTTTTTCGTCTTTTGGCTCGTCTTTTTTCAGCTCAGTTTTAATATCTTGCATGATATCACGGCTTACTTTTGCCTTACTCTTTTCACGTTTGTACACTTCAATACGTGAAGGAATAATACGACGTGGGTAGTGATTATTTTCTACATTCACATCCGCTGTTTCCCAACCTGGATCAACCGTTACTGAGGTGAGCGGTTTGTTTTTGTCGGTAATAATCAGCTTTTGTACATTTTTGTGGTTACGACGCCAAATTTCTGCGGGAATGTAACGCTCTTCTTTAGCGCCATCTTCATAAGTTAGCTCTAAAAGAATCGGCATCACTAGACCGCCCAAGTTTGAAAACTCCATAACATAGTAGTTTTTGTCTTCTTCTAGCGCGCGATCGAGTGTTTTACGCTCCCACGGTTTTAAGCCTTTTAAAAATTTGTTGTACGAATTACGTTCTTTATTGGTAACCGTAAAGCGATCGTTTTCGTCATAAAAGTCGGTCACATCTGGGTTTTTCTCAACCCAGGTTTTTTTACCTTCAGCACGATTACGCTCAACAAATAATGAGCTTGGCTTATTCGCTTCAATATCACGTAAACGTTTAAAGTCGATATCAGGGTTTTTGGTGTCTAACCGTAATTGGTATACTTTATCAAGCGAGATATCAACATGGTCTGTGGTGTAAAACCAACCACGCCAGAACCAATCTAAATCAACGCCTGACGCTTCTTCCATAGTACGGAAAAAATCAGCTGGAGTAGGACGCTTATATTTCCAGCGCTGTGCATACTCTTTAAACGCAAAATCAAATAATTCACGACCTAGAATAACTTCACGTAAAATATTTAATGCTGCAGCTGGTTTAGTGTAGGCATTAGGGCCTAATCGAAGCACACTGTCTGATTGCGTCATAATAGGTACTTGAGTTTCAGACTTCATGTACGCCACAATGTCACGAGGCTCAACCCCCCAAGGAATGGTTGGATCCCATTCACGTCCAGCAACACCATCTAAAAAGCTATTTAAGCCTTCATCCATCCAAGTCCATTGGCGCTCATCTGAGTTTACAATCATAGGGAAATAAATATGCCCCACTTCATGAATAACAACGCCGATTAAAAAGCGTTTTTCTGCTTGAGAATAAGTACGCGTACCATCATCTTGTAAGTCTGTTCGTGGACCATTAAAGGTGATCATTGGGTATTCCATCCCCCCTACTGGGCCATTAACTGACTGTGCAGTTGGGTAAGGGTAGTCAAATGAATATTTCGAATACACTTCCATGGTATGCACCACAGATTCAGTTGAGTACTTCTTCCATAAATCGCCACCTTCTTTAGGGAAAAACGACATCGCCATAACCAGTGGTTGCTCATTCCCACCTTGTTGGTAACCTTTAGCATCCCACATAAATTTACGTGACGACGCCCATGCAAAATCACGGACATTCTCTGCTTTAAAATGCCACGTTTTTGTTTTGTCTGTGCCGGCTTTTTCGTTTTCGAGTGCCTCTTCTTCAGTAACTACAAATACCGGGCGCTTTGCTGTTTCAGCTTCTTTTAAACGCATGCGTTGAGTACTGGTTAAAACTGAGCTTGGGTTATCAAGCTTACCGGTTGCCGATACAATATGATCCGCTGGAACCGTAATTTCAACGTCGTAGTCACCAAATTCCAAGGTGAATTCACCGCTACCTAGAAATGGTTTGTTGGTCCATGCTTCGTAATCAGTATACGCAGCTAAACGAGGGAACCACTGTGCCACTAGGAAAATATCGTTACCGTCTTCTTCAAAGTGCTCATAACCTGCACGTGCACCTACCGCATCTTCTTCAACCAAGTTAAACGCGAAGTCCATGCTAAACTCAACATCTTTACCCGGTTTAAGTGGCGTGTTTAAGTCTATACGCATTAGAGTATCAACAACCGTTACGCGAAGCGCTTTACCATCTTCATCTTTAACATTGCTAATGGTGTAACCCAGCTCATTGTCGTTCATAAACTGCTGACGACGTAAATCACCTAAGCTTAATTTAGCAGGCTTGGCATCCGGTTCGTTTTGTAGGGTACTTTTAAAAGTTTGCGTGGTTTCTGCAATCGAGTCATTTTTAAAAATGTTTTGATCAAGCTGTAGCCATAAATATTTAAGCGTATGCGGTGAGTTATTTTTATATTCAATTGTTTGACTCCCCGTTAAACGACGCTTTTGCTCATCAAGCTTTACATCAATATCGTAATCAACGCGTTGTTGCCAGTAATTTTCTGCCGGTGCACCTGCGGCACTACGGTAAACATTAGGGGTAGGCAAAGCTTCGTCTAGTTGACGAAACTTATCAACATAGCTGCCTTTAGTTTGTTCAACAGATGAGGCCATCACAGAGCTCGCCATTGCCAAAGGCAATACAAACGCACTCAATGTAAATAAATTTTTCTTCATTGTTAATCCTGATCGATTTTAGTGACGCTACTGTGACAAATTTACAGCTAAGCTTCAATAAAATAGCGATAAAACCCTGCTTTTATAGGGTGATATTCCCCACGTTTATGTAAATACTATTTATAGTGTTTCATACCATAAAAAAGAACGCGCATTTCGTCAGAAATTTAATAAAAAACAAAAGTAATTAATACGCTAAACAAAACTGTAAAGG is part of the Pseudoalteromonas sp. DL-6 genome and encodes:
- a CDS encoding isocitrate lyase, whose product is MTTYQGETDTLATLCQSQGSAWKTINPEYATRMRLQNRFRSGVDIAQFTADIMREDMAAYDKDTSQYTQSLGCWHGFTAQQMMMAIKRHQKTTKRSYVYLSGWMVAALRSEFGPLPDQSMHEKTSVPALIEEIYTFLKQADARELDHLFNELDDAKANGGDVQAVLNKIDNFETHVVPIIADIDAGFGNEEATYLLAKKMIEAGACAIQIENQVSDAKQCGHQAGKVTVPHEDFLAKINAVRYAFLELGIDNGIIVARTDSLGASLTQKVPVSQKPGDLASQYNAFLETTPVNSVEDLNEGETAMKLNGQLCKPTRLDNGLYQFREGTEKDRVVLDCVTSLQSGADLLWIETEKPHVKQIAELVNRVKEQVPDAKLVYNNSPSFNWTLKFREQVYQEWQEAGRDLSAYPSIDDNKALMAPEMDATELAAAADLLVQNFQRDGAREAGIFHHLITLPTYHTAALSTDILSEGYFGDLGMLAYVRDVQRQEIRREQASVKHQDLAGSNIGDTHKEYFSGENALKAGGEANTMNQF
- a CDS encoding malate synthase G; this translates as MSHTLTHSGLSVDKQLAEFVKKQLLPGTHLDEHQFWKSFAHIVQTLTPLNKSLLAKREQLQKQIDDYHVANKNGDQAQYQAFLKDIGYLVDEPEDFNIETQNVEPEIALTAGPQLVVPVSNARFALNAANARWGSLYDALYGTDVLSEDDGAEKGTQYNPVRGFKVMAYARQFLDKALPLENGSHIESTNYSIVDGALAITLRDSSHTTLKNPEQLVGYQGEAQNPSVILLKNNGLHVELQIDHHHPIGQADKAGLKDVVLEAALTTIMDCEDSVAAVDAEDKVQVYKNWLGLMQGNLVETFRKGDKMVDRTLQADRQYTGLDGQKLTLKGRSMMFVRNVGHLMTNPAITDVSGNDVFEGIMDAMFTATAALHDLNTKNAIQNSTAQSINIVKPKMHGPDEVAFANTLFGMVEEALSLPKNTLKMGIMDEERRTSANLKACIHAAKERVVFINTGFLDRTGDEIHTSMQAGVVLPKAAIKSQPWISAYEDRNVDIGLACGLSHKAQIGKGMWAMPDKMAMMMEQKVAHPQSGANTAWVPSPTAATLHAMHYHDVDVFSLQQSIATRQIASLESLLTPPLMTTPETLSKEDIQSELENNAQGILGYVVRWIDQGIGCSKVPDINHIGLMEDRATLRISSQHIANWLHHGVCSNEQVQKVMAKMAKVVDGQNEHDSLYSPMATNEQTLAKSVAYQAAMALVFEGVSQPSGYTEPLLHSYRLKYKAQHHNLAE
- a CDS encoding YebC/PmpR family DNA-binding transcriptional regulator, whose product is MGRAFEVRKSSMAKTANAKTKVNSKYGKEIYVAAKSGEPDPDVNQTLRRLIEKAKKDQVPAHVIEKAIEKAAGGAGEDYSTARYEGYGPGNCMVIVDCLTDNPNRTIKDVRLPFTKTDSKIGTPGCVAHMFDHLAVLGFAGDDDEVVLEALMMADVDVTDVEAEDGKVSVFAPHTEYFKAKTALEEAFEGINFEIDEITFVPQVHVEITDEEVIANFEKFINMLEDCDDVQNVYHNATIKN
- a CDS encoding HAD family hydrolase: MKTQIEAIKGVIFDLDGTLVSSELNFSLIKAQVGCPAELDLLEYIEQLPSPYMREEAMNIVHQHELLDAQTATFLPGVVKAVNALQAKNIPMAIVTRNFDKAATLKLQHNPLPIETVLTRTEAPAKPDPSALLMIARQWSMPVDNVIYVGDYLYDIQAAHNAKMRACLYAPDVTPAYAEQADFVIHAFDELVTLIDNHAEKVRVC
- a CDS encoding DUF6702 family protein, coding for MRFLLIIACFLIAAPSMAHQLKSSVTTVLFNQRTHNIELMHRFYLHDTEHAVGNLFKGKVDIINNKRDQKRFAKYVESHVALQTLVGEPLTLNYVGAQVDGKFFWVYQEATIPDEIEGIRMSHGALRDLWPAQVNMVNVEGRGQVKTLNFSQDDTWLEARFETN
- a CDS encoding M1 family metallopeptidase, yielding MKKNLFTLSAFVLPLAMASSVMASSVEQTKGSYVDKFRQLDEALPTPNVYRSAAGAPAENYWQQRVDYDIDVKLDEQKRRLTGSQTIEYKNNSPHTLKYLWLQLDQNIFKNDSIAETTQTFKSTLQNEPDAKPAKLSLGDLRRQQFMNDNELGYTISNVKDEDGKALRVTVVDTLMRIDLNTPLKPGKDVEFSMDFAFNLVEEDAVGARAGYEHFEEDGNDIFLVAQWFPRLAAYTDYEAWTNKPFLGSGEFTLEFGDYDVEITVPADHIVSATGKLDNPSSVLTSTQRMRLKEAETAKRPVFVVTEEEALENEKAGTDKTKTWHFKAENVRDFAWASSRKFMWDAKGYQQGGNEQPLVMAMSFFPKEGGDLWKKYSTESVVHTMEVYSKYSFDYPYPTAQSVNGPVGGMEYPMITFNGPRTDLQDDGTRTYSQAEKRFLIGVVIHEVGHIYFPMIVNSDERQWTWMDEGLNSFLDGVAGREWDPTIPWGVEPRDIVAYMKSETQVPIMTQSDSVLRLGPNAYTKPAAALNILREVILGRELFDFAFKEYAQRWKYKRPTPADFFRTMEEASGVDLDWFWRGWFYTTDHVDISLDKVYQLRLDTKNPDIDFKRLRDIEANKPSSLFVERNRAEGKKTWVEKNPDVTDFYDENDRFTVTNKERNSYNKFLKGLKPWERKTLDRALEEDKNYYVMEFSNLGGLVMPILLELTYEDGAKEERYIPAEIWRRNHKNVQKLIITDKNKPLTSVTVDPGWETADVNVENNHYPRRIIPSRIEVYKREKSKAKVSRDIMQDIKTELKKDEPKDEKNNGEDQ